A segment of the Odoribacter splanchnicus DSM 20712 genome:
CGAACATTGATCGGTTTGTAAAGTTCCAGACCCCTGCGGGATATTTTCTTAAAGTGACCTCCGGTTCCATGAAGAAAACCCCGCAGGGATCCATAAACTTTAAGAACTTTTACTGACGAATGATTTTCTTTGACAATACCAACATGCAAATTCCCTATCTTCCCTTTTTAGACAGCAACGACCTCCGACAGGCAGGTGAGCAACTGAATAAAATCGATTTTCACCGAATCGGGCAGAATAACTGGCCGGAACAATTCCCTTACACGCCTTATGCAGCTTTTACCATGGCACACAACGGAGAAATGCTCTTTATCCGGTTTAAGGTCGACGAGACCAGTACCATGGCCCTCACCCGGGAAGACAACGAGCAAGTGTGTAACGATTCCTGTGTCGAATTTTTCCTGGCAGTCGACGATAGTGGGTATTACAATTTCGAATTTACCTGTATCGGTAAAACTTTGTTAGGTTTCCGGAAAGAACGCCCAGCGGCGGTTCATGCCCCGGAAGATATCATGGCCTCGATTCTCCGTTATTCTTCATTGGGCGGGGCAAATTTCGAAGAAACCCGGCTAGGCCATCCCTGGGAACTGACTGTGGGAATTCCGGCTTCAGCTCTTTTCCGTCACAACATCGATACCTGGCAGGGTTTGAAAGCCCGCATCAACCTTTATAAATGCGGAGATCGGCTATCCTGCCGGCATTATTTATCCTGGCGTCCGATCGATTCTCCCAAACCGGATTTTCATACGCCCCGTTGTTTTGTTGCGGTACAATTTTAAAACTCTCCGATGAAAGATCGTCTTCTATACGGATTATTCCCGGGCCTGTCAGCTCCTTTCATCATCATCCTGTTGTTCTGGCTTTTCCGCTTTCACGACCTCCCGCTTTCCCAATTTATCCACCAGGCGATCGCATTGAAAGTACAATTCAAACTCATTTCCGTCGGTGTATTCTTTGCCGACTTAGGCTTATTTTATTTATTTCTGCACTTAAACAAGAATAACGCCTCGAAAGGCGTTATCCTGGCAGTTTTAATCTATTTCTTTCTTTTTCTATTTTCCAGTCTTTAGATCGGAGAAGGCGATTTCCTTCTTATTTGCCTTCTTCCACTTCCTCGAATTCGGCATCCTCGATATCCGAATCTCCTCCCATTTTCACGATTTTTTCTTTTTCTTCACTGGCTTTGCGCATTTTACGGATGGAATATTGGTTGAGCAGATCGGTTACGCCATAAAAAACGGCGGTAATCCCGAACAGGATGAACACGCTTTCGGCCGAACTGAAAGGATCGAATAAAATCACGATACCGACAATCAGGATCAGTACCGGGAATAAAAAACTAACCGGCGCAATACGCCCGAACTGACGGGCTGCGGCAAGGGTCACAAATTGTCCGACAGCAGCGACCACTAAAATAAATCCCAGGAGAAACATAAAAACGGTCGCAAAAGTAGACGGCAGACATACCA
Coding sequences within it:
- a CDS encoding carbohydrate-binding family 9-like protein is translated as MIFFDNTNMQIPYLPFLDSNDLRQAGEQLNKIDFHRIGQNNWPEQFPYTPYAAFTMAHNGEMLFIRFKVDETSTMALTREDNEQVCNDSCVEFFLAVDDSGYYNFEFTCIGKTLLGFRKERPAAVHAPEDIMASILRYSSLGGANFEETRLGHPWELTVGIPASALFRHNIDTWQGLKARINLYKCGDRLSCRHYLSWRPIDSPKPDFHTPRCFVAVQF
- a CDS encoding HdeD family acid-resistance protein; the protein is MQIVYTTSNFKGGIYRAVLAILLGLALLIWPADALKYVVMLIGIVFLAIGIIAFIISSRNREEHQRSFAPLSGIGSVILGLLLVCLPSTFATVFMFLLGFILVVAAVGQFVTLAAARQFGRIAPVSFLFPVLILIVGIVILFDPFSSAESVFILFGITAVFYGVTDLLNQYSIRKMRKASEEKEKIVKMGGDSDIEDAEFEEVEEGK